The nucleotide window GGATACCGGGGATTGCTGCCGTCGCCGTAGGGATGGTCAGCGAGGCGGAGGTGGACTACAACCTGCGCTATTTTAACGGCGGAGATCCGGGCAAAATAGAAATCGGTACCAAAGAGTTCGCCGTGGTAGAAACCGTATGCAAAGGCGACGGCGCCTGCCTTAAAGCCTGTACCAACGAAGCCATATCTATGGTCAACGGTAAGGCCAGGATCGACCGCAGCAAATGCCTTCTCTGCGGCTACTGCACCGAGGTGTGCCCGCAGTTGGCCATCAGGATGATATAAGTGTCAAAGCCGCGCCCTTGACACGGGTAATAAGGTGCTTTATAATTGTTCCGGTGGTGCTGATGCTTGACCAGCTGGCCCGGGTGGCGCGCCTGTACGATTTTTACGGTCCCCTCCTCACCCCACGACAGAGGAAATGGTTGGAACTTCATTACCACCATGATCTTTCCCTGGGGGAAATAGCTGAAGAAGAGGGGATCAGCCGCCAGGCCGTGTACGACGGTCTGCAGCGGGCCGTCAAAGCCCTGGAGGATTATGAAGCCCGCCTGGGTTACCTGCAGCGGGAATTAACCTTACGGGAACAGCTGGCGGCAGCCATCAGGCATCTGGAAAACTACCGCCGGGGTGGCGGGGAAGGGGAACTGGCCGCAGTTTCCCGGATATTGCAACTTCTTCTAGAACTGCCGGAAGGCAGCATGGGGCAAAATTAGATACGTAGGGGAATATTGAGCCGGCAGGGCAAACCGGGGGTGAAAAAGGTGGCTATCTTCGCTTCGTTGGCCGATAAGCTCCAGGAAACCTTTAAAAAACTGCGTGGGAAAGGTAAGCTCACCGAGGCGGATGTTACGGCCGCCATGAGGGAGATTCGACTTGCCTTACTGGAAGCCGACGTTAACTTTAAAGTGGTTAAGGATTTCATCAACCGGGTCAAGGAGCGGGCCGTCGGCCAGGAAGTAATGCAGAGTCTCACCCCCGGGCAGCAGGTAGTTAAGATCGTCCATGAGGAATTGACGGCCCTCATGGGCGGCAGCGAGAGCAAAATCAACTGGGCCGCCCAGCCGCCGACGATCGTCATGCTGGTAGGCCTGCAGGGCGCCGGCAAGACGACCACGGCCGCCAAACTGGCCAGACTTCTGCAAAACCAGGGGCGGCGACCCCTGCTGGTGGCCGCCGACGTCTACCGGCCGGCAGCCATCAAGCAACTCCAGGTACTGGGAGAACAGTTAAAGGTACCCGTATTCAGCATGGGGGAAGGGATAAGTCCCGTCGACATTGCCCGTGCCGCAGTAGAGCATGCCCGCAAATACGGCAACAACCCGGTTATCCTGGATACCGCCGGCAGGCTGCATATTAACGAAACAATGATGGCCGAATTGGTGGCTATTAAGAGAGCGGTCGATCCCCACGAAATTCTCCTGGTGGTAGACGCCATGACCGGCCAGGATGCCGTGCAGGTAGCTTCTAATTTTAACCAGCAACTCGGCCTTACGGGTGTAATCCTTACTAAGCTTGACGGCGATACCCGCGGCGGCGCAGCCCTTTCGGTACGGGCGGTAACCGGGTGTCCGATAAAATTTATCGGCATGGGCGAGAAAACCGATGCCCTGGAAACCTTCCATCCGGATCGCCTTGCTTCCCGCATCCTGGGGATGGGGGATGTTTTAAGCCTCATTGAAAAGGCCCAGGCCAATCTTGACGTTGAAAAGGCCAAAGAACTCCAAAGGAAGATACGTCAGCATGAATTCACCCTCGAAGATTTCCTGGAACAGATGAAACAGATGCGGAAGATGGGTCCTTTGGAGGAGATTTTAAGCATGTTGCCGGGGGCCGGGAGAATTAAACAGCTTAAGGATCTTCAGATTGATCCTAAGGAATTGGTTCATACCGAGGCCATCATCCAGTCCATGACCCCGGAGGAACGCCGCAATCCGAGTATAATAAACGGCAGCCGCAAAAAGCGCATCGCCGCCGGCAGCGGTACCCGGGTGCAGGACGTAAACCGCCTGCTGCGCCAGTTTGAAGAAGCCAAAAAGCTGATGCACTTTTTGGGAGAAGGCGGTGGTAAAATGAAAAAGAAAGGCCGCCTGCCCTTTCCATTTTAGAAGGAGGTGATGTCAGTGGCGACCAAGATACGTTTAAAACGCATGGGGGCCAAAAAAGCGCCTTTTTACCGGGTGGTAGTCGCAGATTCACGTTCGCCCCGCGACGGCCGGGTGATTGAAGAGATCGGTTACTACAATCCCGTTAAACAACCTGCCGAAATTAAAGTCGACGAAGAAAAAGCCCTGCGTTGGCTGAATACCGGTGCGCAGCCTTCAGAAACCGTACGCGCTCTCTTGAAAAAAGCTGGTGTGTGGCAGAAATTTATTGCTGCCAGGGAAGCCAAATAGAGGGGGAGTTTAGGTGAAGGAACTGTTGTTAACTTTGGCTCAGGCCTTAGTAGATCATCCCGAGCAGGTCAGCGTCAACATGGTGGAAGGAGAAAAATCGGTTATCCTTGAACTCAGAGTGGCCCAAGAAGATATGGGCAAAGTAATCGGCAAACAAGGGCGC belongs to Moorella humiferrea and includes:
- the ylxM gene encoding YlxM family DNA-binding protein; this translates as MLDQLARVARLYDFYGPLLTPRQRKWLELHYHHDLSLGEIAEEEGISRQAVYDGLQRAVKALEDYEARLGYLQRELTLREQLAAAIRHLENYRRGGGEGELAAVSRILQLLLELPEGSMGQN
- the ffh gene encoding signal recognition particle protein, with the protein product MAIFASLADKLQETFKKLRGKGKLTEADVTAAMREIRLALLEADVNFKVVKDFINRVKERAVGQEVMQSLTPGQQVVKIVHEELTALMGGSESKINWAAQPPTIVMLVGLQGAGKTTTAAKLARLLQNQGRRPLLVAADVYRPAAIKQLQVLGEQLKVPVFSMGEGISPVDIARAAVEHARKYGNNPVILDTAGRLHINETMMAELVAIKRAVDPHEILLVVDAMTGQDAVQVASNFNQQLGLTGVILTKLDGDTRGGAALSVRAVTGCPIKFIGMGEKTDALETFHPDRLASRILGMGDVLSLIEKAQANLDVEKAKELQRKIRQHEFTLEDFLEQMKQMRKMGPLEEILSMLPGAGRIKQLKDLQIDPKELVHTEAIIQSMTPEERRNPSIINGSRKKRIAAGSGTRVQDVNRLLRQFEEAKKLMHFLGEGGGKMKKKGRLPFPF
- the rpsP gene encoding 30S ribosomal protein S16, with amino-acid sequence MATKIRLKRMGAKKAPFYRVVVADSRSPRDGRVIEEIGYYNPVKQPAEIKVDEEKALRWLNTGAQPSETVRALLKKAGVWQKFIAAREAK
- a CDS encoding KH domain-containing protein, whose amino-acid sequence is MKELLLTLAQALVDHPEQVSVNMVEGEKSVILELRVAQEDMGKVIGKQGRIARAIRTLVKAAAAHQGKRVVVEIIQ